In one window of Meleagris gallopavo isolate NT-WF06-2002-E0010 breed Aviagen turkey brand Nicholas breeding stock chromosome 12, Turkey_5.1, whole genome shotgun sequence DNA:
- the POLR2M gene encoding LOW QUALITY PROTEIN: protein GRINL1A (The sequence of the model RefSeq protein was modified relative to this genomic sequence to represent the inferred CDS: inserted 1 base in 1 codon), with protein MCAISQEEELARTAELLSAVRLEFQAEQDKARTSKQHIALGEHTLHQKEPSVLSDNSRAEEVPKTASQGQEGECLGQDPTSTALENQRAQSKNDEIKTVTKDQNLCCEAISESAPSSHLNSDQQISQNNTEGGTEGPLGNRNDTLVDAFQKVTIADGDNSEKVLEKEQNVSEHKGNIFGSLHPRTPHYIEVLESRAKNPVXKKSKFKTNALSGEQSGSSRGSSPSQSPGGSGSPITVEERRLRDKKHLNDITAARLPPLHHSPAKMLSIEESIAIQIQQKEAYEEMQAKLAAQKLAERLNIKMTSFEPEGEAAMQYREVRDEDYFSADD; from the exons ATGTGTGCCATCTCACAAGAGGAAGAGCTGGCACGGACTGCAGAGCTGTTGTCTGCAGTCAGGCTGGAGTTCCAGGCAGAACAGGACAAGGCTCGTACCAGCAAACAGCACATCGCACTGGGCGAGCACACGCTGCACCAGAAGGAGCCCTCAGTCCTCAGTGACAATTCTCGTGCTGAAGAAGTTCCTAAGACTGCTTCCCAAGGACAGGAGGGAGAATGTTTGGGGCAAGATCCCACAAGTACAGCCTTGGAAAATCAGAGGGCTCAGagcaaaaatgatgaaataaagACTGTCACAAAAGATCAGAATCTCTGTTGTGAAGCTATCTCTGAATCAGCCCCAAGCAGTCACCTGAACAGTGATCAGCAGATCTCTCAGAACAATACTGAGGGTGGCACAGAAGGTCCTTTAGGCAACCGTAATGACACATTGGTTGATGCTTTTCAAAAAGTTACCATTGCGGATGGGGATAATAGCGAAAAAGTACTGGAAAAAGAGCAGAATGTGTCAGAACATAAGGGCAATATTTTTGGAAGCCTGCACCCCAGGACGCCACATTATATTGAAGTTCTGGAGTCCAGAGCAAAAAACCCTG ataaaaaaagcaaattcaaaaCAAACGC ATTatcaggagagcagagcggatCATCGCGTGGTTCCTCACCCAGTCAGTCACCTGGGGGATCTGGCTCTCCAATTACTGTTGAAGAAAGAAGACTTAGAGATAAGAAACATTTGAATGACATCACAGCAGCTCGGCTACCACCACTTCACCACTCCCCTGCTAAGATGCTGTCCATTGAGGAGTCCATAGCAATTCAGATACAGCAAAAAGAAGCTTATGAG gaaatgcAAGCCAAacttgcagcacagaagcttGCAGAGAGGTTGAATATAAAAATGACCAGCTTTGAACCAGAGGGGGAGGCTGCAATGCAATACAGAGAAGTGAGAGATGAAGATTATTTTTCAGCAGACGACTGA